A segment of the Candidatus Nitrososphaera gargensis Ga9.2 genome:
TGCGAGCGGCTGATATTCAATGTCGCAGTTTCCCAAGGCTTTGGCTCAATCTACAACTCGACCCTTGGAGGGGCGGTGTTCAGCTCGCTTGCGATCTTTGGCGCAGTGCTTGGCCTGACGTACTGGAGTAAGAAAAAGAGCGGCAAGTTTGCCAGTGCGCCCGGCGACACCATGAGGTACATCGTGACCTTGGCGGCAATCGCCGGCGGTCTAGTACATTTTGCAGTATACTCGGGACACGCCTCGCTCCGGCTCGAATACAGCATATTCCTTATAGTCGCAGGCGGCATGCAGGTGACCTACGGCATACTCTACACCCTCCTGACGCTGACTGGGTCTACTACCGGCAGGGCAAGGCCGCACGAGCACTACCGCAAGACAGTAGCGGTCAACCTGTTTGGACTGATCGGGACTGCAGTGCTGTTGGGGCTGTACGCCTATTCCGTAACGCTACCTCCTCCTCTTTCGCCCACAGGCCAGCCAGAAGATGTTGACTTGGCAGGCATACTGGCAAAGGCAGTAGAGGTATTCACCCTGATCGGCATCGTCTACCTGATGAGGCTTGAAAAGCGCCGGCTGCAGACCTTCCTGAAGGAACACGCATAATAATAACAAAATCTTGCAGAAAATTCTGTGGCGAGAGCCAGTAAAACATAAAACACCAAGAGCGCGACCCATATACCCATATGGCCTGGAAAGTAATGATGCCGAAAAAGATAATGTTCGGCGAAAATGCTGCAAAGGAATTCCCGTATCCGAAAAATTCTCTTGTTATCACCACTACTACGCCTGACATTTACAACAAGTGGCTAGACTATATGGGGATCAAGAACTATGAAGTGTACGACAAGGTCACGCCCGACCCTGCGATAGAGACAGTAGAGGCGATAAAGAAGCAGTATGAAGGCAAGAACATTGGCGCGTACATCGGCCTTGGTGGCGGGAGCTCGATGGACGTATGCAAGTACCTGAGCAAGCTAACCGGCATTCCCAAGATCCTGATCCCGACGACATTTGGGACTGGAGCAGAGATGACCACCTATGCAGTCATTAGCTTTGACCACAAGAAAAAGCTCCTGCAGGACGAGGCGTTCCTTGCAGACGCGGCCATCGTTGATCCATACTTTTTGCCCGGCACCCCCTTTAACATCCTGCGCAACTCTGCCTGCGACGCTGCTGCCCAAGCATCTGAAGGCTATGACAGCAAGGCCGGCAACCCGTTCACACAGTTCTTTTGTAAGGAAGCTTTTGATATCCTGTATGACGCGATAATGAACGACAAGCACCACCTGCTGCCGTATGGCGCGATGCTATCTGGCATTGGCTTTGGCAACTCGTCGACCACGCTTGGCCACGCGCTCTCGTATGTATTCTCTAATGAGGGAGTGCCACACGGCTATGCACTATCGTCCTGCACTACGGTCGCGCACAAGTTCAACAAGTCGATCTACTACAAGCGCTTCAAGGAAATCGCGCAAAAGCTAAAGTTCGAGCCGCTCAAGCTAAAGCAGCCGCTGGATCAGGCTGCAGACGTTATCATGCCAGACCGCGGCCACCTTGACAACAACCCAATACCTGTTAGCAAGCAGGACATCATACAATGCCTTGACGAAATAGTGAACTCTAACCCGCTGGCCTAAAAGCGGGCCCCCTTCTTCTTACCCTCTTTTTTTGCAATACACTGCAAGCGCCACCTTTCAAAACCTTTAAATTCAGTTCACCTGACTTTATCCCCGATGACCGTTATCCAAAAGAGCATAGAAATTAACGCTCCAGTAAGTGAGGTGTTCACCTATTTTGCAAGGCCAGAGCACATGGCGGACCAGTTCCCGGAGAACATGGGCCTGAGCGTTATCCCGGTCGAAGTCAAGAACGGCTTTGGGGTTGGCACTATTTTCAGGATAAGCGGAGATTTTGACGGCAAAAAGCTCGAATGGGACTGTGAGACCATCGACTATGTCCCGATGCGCAAGATTGTTGCCAAGATGATCGAGGGCCCATTCAAGAGCTGGCAGATAACAGTCGATTTTGAAGAGCTGGGCGAAAAGAAGAGCAGGACCGGCATGACGGTGGAATACGACATGCCGATGGGCCCGCTTGGTAGCTTTATGGACAAGGTTAAGCTGAAAAAGATTGCAGAGCGCGGAATGGAAAACGGTCTCTACCGCGTTAAGGCGCTGCTTGAAGGCACGGGCTCGATACCGGTCTACATTACTCTGGACGCCTACAGGCACATCCTGAAGGAAAAGGAAAAGCTTAACTGCTCTGTCTCTGAGGCGATTGTAAAGATCATCCAGCAGAGCCAACAGCAACATACGGTCAAGGCCTAAGCTTTCTTCTTTTCTCTTTTTGACGTATCTACATGTTTGATTGATGATGCATTCCAGCAAATGATGCTGTCAATCAATTCTTGGGATGTTAAAACTCTCTGGCCGAAGACCTGTGACATATCCTGCAACGGACATCTAAGATGTCAATATCATCAATTGCAGTGTAACATGAATTATCTGCATTTGATTGCCTTTCTATGGCCAAGATGAGGTAGACTATCTTAGTGATATCGATGATAATGGCACGAATATAATAGCGAATAATTGGGTCGCGCTTCGCAAGAAGTAGACTAAATTATTCTATATGTTGTTTCATAATATATCAGTTGAAAACGCCAGATATAACCTTGACAACGCTCTACTATCATAGCCGCTATGCATTAATCAATTATTTTCTGCGGATTCTGGGATTGTAAGTTACCAAAAGGAATCTGCGTGTCTTTTATTGTCCTTCTGCGTTTTGATTCACCACTGCCTACCAACCTGCCTAAATAGCCGATATTGATGATGGCCTTAATTCTCTGTTTTTACGCGTTTGGTACCATTTGTCGCATATTAGATAATAACTCGCAATTAACGTTTTACCATTGGAGTTTGCGAGATTGTGCAAACAGCAATTATCCCCGATTTACAAATTTGTAATAGTTGCAAACAAATTGCCAAGTGGTTTTTACAAAGTTTTTATAGACCCTATCAAGCAATGCAATAGTAGGTAAAGTATTTTCTTCTCCCTCCCTAGGCGCTGTTAACTTAGGGTAATCTGTATAGCTAGGACTGCCCTAGCTTTTCATTGCCATATGAGAAAGAGGACAGACCCAGCTATAATCAGATATGGGCTGTACTTGTGTATTTTAATTCTAGGAGCTTCAGGCTGGCAGCCAGATCGCTATCGCCAATAAAGAAAAGAAGCCACGTTGCTGTCTGGAAATGGGTACAGAAATACGCGGATTGTGCAGACAGGTTCATGACAGATATAGACGGTCAGTCAGAGCAATATTTGTAGACGAGACCCTGCTTCAGATAGATGGCCATGATTATTGGCTGTGGATTGCGTACGAACCTGCAATAGATACATGTTTGATGATGCATCTGTCTCGTGAGAGGACAATTTTTGTATGCTACCGGTTCTTTTTGCAATTGAGGCAGAGATATGGAAGGAAGCCGGTGTTTTTACTGACGGTGGTCTGTGGTACGGGTTGGCATGCAGGTGGCTCAGACTACGCCATTATATGTATATGGCACAGAATTGAAGAACATCATGGAGCGATTCATACAGAATATCAAGGACAGGACCGAGTGTTTCGATGACCATTTTCCATGTAGGAAGGAGAATTGCAATAGGCAGCATGTGTGTGGAACTGGCTCAGGTTATTCATGCTGTATCTGCATTCAGGTATGGATAGGGTGCGATTTATGTCATTTCTGGCTAGAGATGGTGGTTAAGTTAACGGAGCCATAAGACTTCTAGTACCGTTTAAATATCGCTCGATCCAGCAAATTTTCTGCGGGTTCGTAGCTCAGCCAGGCAGAGCGTCTGGCTCTTAACCAGTCAGTCATTCTGGGTTAAAATGTCGAGGGTCCGAATCCCTCCGAACCCGCTTCAATATCGTCCCTTTTGAGTGGATTCTTTCAAAAAAATAGGTGATAGAGAGTGAATCCAACAGGAAACGTGGCAACGGGAACAATCCCGACCACGGTTGGGACGACAACTGACCCTTGGATGCTGTTTCTTTACGCGCTCAAAGCGCCAGCAACCAAGGAGAAGTACATTCAGCGGCTGACAAAATTCCTTGACTTTTTGGGCTACCAAGGGACCAAGGAAGAAAAGGCTCGCGCCATTGCAGCAAGAGCAAAAGCAGACCTAAACTATGGCTTCAATTCTGTCCTGAAGTTTTTCCAGGTAAAGCGCGAGCAGATAGACCGCAAGGAGACCGCCATTGGAACCGTCAGAAATTATGCAAAAAGCATCAAGCTATTTTGCGACATGGCTGACCTGCAGATACCTCGGGCAAAGATCACACGCGGCCTGCCAAGGGAAAAACGGTTTGCAGACGACAGAGCACCGACGCTGCAATACCTATCCAATGTCGCACTTACAGCTGATCACGGTTTTATCAGGTTCCACGGAAGAAACAAAGGCTATTGGTACAACTGTTCGTACGACGAGCAAGAGCTGAAACCTTGGGTATCAAAGGTAAACAAGATCAGAAAAGATCCGGAGGCGAAGCGTCTTCGAATTTATTTCAATAACCACTACTGGGCAAAAGCAGTAGCCAACGCTCTAGAGTTCAAGGAGATACACTGACGCCCGAACAGCAACAAGCAAAGAACAGAATCAATGGAGTACTTGCAGAAATCAGGAGCCAGAGAAAGCTACAGGATTTCTAAAAGTGTTAACGGGACTTGTCTGCTCTTTGGAAATGATAGAAGACAATACGTGTCTGTATCGAGCACCAGTCAGGCCTTGACAAGCTCTATAAGAGCGTAATGTAAGCTGAGCTTTCCTGATGGAAACTTGCCAGAATTACGTAAAATGCTTAGGAGATTGCAAGCCAAATGGGATTGTGGCAACGTTAGTTCACCTAATGAAATAGTCAAGTAAAACAGGCAGATCCAAGAAGTAAAGAGACAGATTCAGGCTCTGGAACGCTAGCTATTTTTTATAGCTTTGAATGCCGTTATTTTAGAGCTCCTTCAAAGAACAAAAAAGAAAACATCAAGGGCTTGAAAAGAGTCGCTTACCACATTGAAAAACATGCAGAATTTGTCCGATGGTTAGAGAGGATTACAACAAAGCATTAAGATTGACATTAGAAACAATTGCCAAACAAGCCCTACTCACCCGGGATTTAGAGCTGATAAAACTGGCTTTCGGGCTTGATGGTATTCTAGCCTTTGCTCCAGTGGCATCTGTAGGCTGACAAGGCATAAAATGGGTTTAGTGTCTTGTTATCAAACATTGGGTTCATGCCCTATAGTAGCCATTAGAATATGCGACAGTAGACGAATGCTTCTAAGGTGATGCCATGCTTGCTGTCAAGAGTGAAGCTGTGGACCTATCTCTTGGCAGAAGCGCAATAGACTTTATTGATTCGCTGATGCCGCAACCTTCACAGGTCGTAAAACTACGGCCTGAAAGGTTAGTAGCGCAAAAGAAGCATTCATGACAGATGACAAAGTACGGCTGATGTGTCTCCAAGGTAGGTGCTAATTTTAGCGGCATGGCGAAGAATGACTTGACATAACACCTATAAAAAACAATAGAGAGCTTTCTATAAGACTTATCCTAGCTGGTTTAGATAACTGAAAAAAAGCATGGTTAAGGGAAGAAGTTGTTGGCTCTCCCGAGCATCCCAAACTTCCAATGTACGATGTGTGTACCTGCCGCTAAAGTAGTAGTACAGTGAGGTCAGTTGTTGAATGACAATAACGCCGCTCCTCTTCTGTCTTACTGCGGCGCGCATCGATCCTACGAGTTAAAATGCTTATGGCGTATTTGGCGCGTATTATGTAGTTTCCAGCCTTATGGAAGATAACAAATGCCAAGCAATATCGCGGCCTTGTTGCCATAGCCTGCAGTGCTTTTTACAATACCCTAAAATGCCTTTTTTATTTTCGCTGTTCTGGTGCTACAAACTCTTGCCTATTTGGTTGTACACTTTGACAAATTTGTGACACTTGTTAGTAGTCTTGAATGTCTGTATGTCTTTTTCATATTCAAGCAGACCGTTTTGTACAAGCACTCTTAAGTATTCCTTTAGCTGCTGGTATGATAGGATGCTTTGTACATTATTTTTGTCTTGGTTGCGCCACTACCATTTGCAGCTTCTAGGATCTGAGCGGTTATGCCACCACTTATAGATCTTATTCGCAGGACGGTAGATATGTATATCTCGTCATTGCCTTGACAAGTCAGCCAGCTAAAGTGCTTGATGTCAAAGCGTATTATTCTGATGAGATATAGTGTTAGCGCTCTTCCTCTATTACTCCAAATGATAGCTTAACACAAGCCTTGTATCTGGTAATTCTGCCTGTGTTAGGATCAATTTCTGCTGTCATATCTTTAATCTTTATCCCATGGATATTGTGTATTGTCTTTTTGGCTTCATCTAATGCAACTCGTGCAGCATCCTCCCATCCTATGTTAGAAACTCCAACCAGCTCGACAATCTTGGCAACTGCAGGCGTTCTTTTTGTTATCGTCTCTTCTGTTCTGGCAGCTATTGTGGCTGTTGTCATATATCTTATGGTGTATTACATTGTATTTAAGAGAAAAGACGCATAGCCAATCGATGTTAGAGCCCACCATGCAACCATATTATTATTACTAACTAACCTTTGCTTTAACTGATTGAACTTTCTCTTCCATTGTATTTGGCTTATCGAGCCTCTCATCAATCCGTATTGTTGATATTACGCGCTTTACTCCAGAAGATTTGGCTGAATTGTGGGCAATGCGTATTGCCTGCAAGATATCATCTAGATTGTCTGATTCAATCTGGGTGCTCATTGGGGTAAGTGTTACTTTCAAATTCTGGATGCTACGGATGGCATTGTAGGCCGCTGCTACTTCCTTTCCCATACTAGTATCAGAGGTGCCAATTGGCTCTATGCTGATTTCAGCGTCAACTATTGGCAAGTTGTTCATATATCAGCATGGTAAATTTAATAATTAAAGAATATCATGAGAAAAGGTGGGAACTATTTCTAACTAATTATGAACAAATGATGGCATGATTTGCAGAGCAAAATCAGACATAGATTTGATGAAGCTTTCAAATGGAAACGGAATTATCACGTACTTGCAACCATACTCTTCAGCTTGCTCGATGCCTTTTGCATACATCCTAGAATCATATTGACTTGAAGACTTGTCGCTGCTCATAATGGTTCTTTGTACCTGCTCAAAAGCGATAGTAGGTATTGCTGCAAATGATATCTTGTTTTCTCTAGAATGGCGGCGTGTTTCTTCAAGGACTATTGCTTTTGCATCTTCAAATTCTCTATCAATCCAAGGAGGGATTAAGCAAATATCCGCATATCTGCCAGCCAGACGAAGCATCCTAGCGCCCAAGCCACCAAACATCAGAAGAGGATGTGGCTTTTGAACTGGTTTTGGGTCAAGCACTGCATTATCCGCCAAGTAATATTTTCCATTAAAGCTAACCTTTGATGATGTTCCTCCCTTATCGCTTTGCCAGAGTTTAAGTATGAGCTCCAAACCCTCTTTTGTCTTATCAACACGCACATTTGGCTCATCCCATTGGCTGTATCCTTTGAACTCCGTCTTTGACCATCCTGCACCAACTCCTAGAATAACTCTGCCATTAGAGATGACATCGAGTGTGGCAACCATTTTGGCAAGAATAGAGGGAGGCCTGAGCGGAATGGGCGTTACCACCGTTCCTAGCTGGATTTTCTCTGTTTTGGCTGCAAGATAAGTAAGAGTAATCCAAGTATCCAAGGTAGAATTGCCATTTGGATAGCCACTCCACATGTAGTGGTCAGGTATCACAAAACCCCAGTATCCTAGCTTATCAGCCTCAGGAGCTGCCCTTTGTATTAGCTGCCATTGGCGATGCCAGTTTCCCCATAGTGCTACAATGAATTTCATAGTCAGTCTATGACACTAGAGACACATTATCGGACAAAAAGAGTGTAGCAAGAAGAAATTGTAAGCAACCACCTTGCATCTTCGATTCCAGGCAACAACTTGCAGAGATTGGGAAAGAATTTCGTTTGCAAGTCGTACCCATATTCTTTAGTAAAGTTATCCGTGTCAATTGATAAAGTAATGGTTGCAAATTAGTAAATTGTTTAATTTCTTAAGAGCTAGAAAAATTAGCAGCAAGTAGTTTGAGCAGCCAAGCACAACAACGACCTCAGGAAGTAAAGGAGCGAGGACGCAACACCTCTGCAAGATTCAAAAAAATACTTGTAGCTGTAGACGGATCAGAAGAGTCATTCAAGGCTGCGCAGTATGCTATAGAACTGGCAAAGAAGGAACGAGAAAGAGCACAGTTGATTGTCTTGAGTGTTAATGAAACCCCTTCTTCCCTGATTAGCACAATAGAGCCATCAGCATTAGAAAGATGGAGGGAGCGGCTTAAGGCACAGTCAGAAACATTCTATGAGAGAATAGTAAGCACATACGGACTAGATATAGAAGATAATAGCGAACTGCAATTAAGGGCAGAAATGATTGACAGTGCCAAATCAGCATACGTTGCAATAGTTGAATATGCAGAAAAAGAAGATGTTGACCTGATTGTACTAGGTACAAAAGGCAAGACTGGGCTCAAACGAATACTGCTTGGCAGCGTAGCATTGGGCGTAGTTACTCATGCTACTTGTCCTGTGCTGGTTGTCAAGTAGGAAGGCAGAGGGTTCTTCTTATGTAATGAAGTGATAAGCTAGAAATCTCTTGGCCTATAAGAATCCGACAAATGCAGTCAAAGATCTATCTTCAACCTTTAATTCTGTTAAGGTCCGGTCATACATTACACAATATGAGCATCAGAGATAGAGACATCGATGAATGGTTCCGGCGTTGGTCCCCATGGGGATTGGGAAGAAAGACAGCAGGTGAAAGTATCTTTAGAGAATTTGAAGAAATGAGAAGAGATATGGAAAGGATGTTTGAAGAAACTGTACGCGACATTGACAGGGTTCCTAAAGACCTAATAAGAGAATATGAGACCCCGACAGGTGGCAGGGTAAGAGAGGTAGGTCCACTGGTTTATGGCTACTCTGTAACGATAGGACCAGACGGAAAGCCAAAGGGAAGAGAATTTGGCAATGTAAGATCACTTGGAGGTGGTGTCGCAGTGCCGGCACTGGCTGCAGAGAGGGAACCACTGGCAGATGTCATAACTACAGACAAAGATGTCAAAGTAACGATAGAAATGCCTGGCATTTCAAAAAATGACGTAAAAATAAACGCGTATGATGGCGCGGTTGAAGTATCGACAACAGAGGCTGCCCCGAGGAAAATATCATCGTGTAATTGACCTGCCGTCAGATACGGATATTGAAACTGCCAAATCAAAATATACAAATGGAATACTTGAAATAACATTTAACAAGAAAGCCAAGCCAAAGGGAAGAGAAATTAAGATCGATTAAGGCACATGGTAACACCATATACTCCTACGACTGTAGTAGACATCAAAACTATAGAAGAATGGGACGCTCTAATATTAGATAAGCAAATAGTAACAGCAGCAATGTTTTGGGCCGACTAGTGTCCACACTGCCAGAGATTAAAGCCGATATTTGAATTGATGCCACAGAAATTTCCACAAATAAGATTTGCAAAAGTCAATGTAGATCAAAAGCCAGAGATTGCTTCAAGGTATGGCATACAAAGCATTCCATTAGTGAATTTTTTGCAAAGGAAATGAGATTGGCGAAATCACAAGTTATAGGCAAAAGGACGATCTACAAAGTGAGATAAAAAAGATATCGGAAAATGCTGAGTGGTGTCTTGTGCACGCCACATCAAGGTAAAAATTGTTAAATTAGTATTTTAGCCTGTTTTTGCAACTTTTTTATCCAATTCTGTGCAGTGGCGGCCAAGGTGAAATAGCACACGGATATGAAGACCATTCAATCTGATCGCCATATGGGCAAGAGTATTGGATTTGGCGCCATAGGAGGATTTGTTGCTGGATTGGTGATGGCTCCTTTCTTTATGCTGACTGCAATGATGGCAGGCATGCCTACAAATACTATCCCCATAGCAATTGGATTGGCCTTTGGTGCTTTTCAGGATAATAATGCAATTATGATAGGGTCTGGATTGCACATGCTCACAAGCACCCTCATCGGCATAATATTTGGAGCTGTAACTGC
Coding sequences within it:
- a CDS encoding MTH1187 family thiamine-binding protein; its protein translation is MNNLPIVDAEISIEPIGTSDTSMGKEVAAAYNAIRSIQNLKVTLTPMSTQIESDNLDDILQAIRIAHNSAKSSGVKRVISTIRIDERLDKPNTMEEKVQSVKAKVS
- a CDS encoding LLM class flavin-dependent oxidoreductase gives rise to the protein MKFIVALWGNWHRQWQLIQRAAPEADKLGYWGFVIPDHYMWSGYPNGNSTLDTWITLTYLAAKTEKIQLGTVVTPIPLRPPSILAKMVATLDVISNGRVILGVGAGWSKTEFKGYSQWDEPNVRVDKTKEGLELILKLWQSDKGGTSSKVSFNGKYYLADNAVLDPKPVQKPHPLLMFGGLGARMLRLAGRYADICLIPPWIDREFEDAKAIVLEETRRHSRENKISFAAIPTIAFEQVQRTIMSSDKSSSQYDSRMYAKGIEQAEEYGCKYVIIPFPFESFIKSMSDFALQIMPSFVHN
- a CDS encoding SRPBCC family protein, giving the protein MTVIQKSIEINAPVSEVFTYFARPEHMADQFPENMGLSVIPVEVKNGFGVGTIFRISGDFDGKKLEWDCETIDYVPMRKIVAKMIEGPFKSWQITVDFEELGEKKSRTGMTVEYDMPMGPLGSFMDKVKLKKIAERGMENGLYRVKALLEGTGSIPVYITLDAYRHILKEKEKLNCSVSEAIVKIIQQSQQQHTVKA
- a CDS encoding universal stress protein — encoded protein: MSSQAQQRPQEVKERGRNTSARFKKILVAVDGSEESFKAAQYAIELAKKERERAQLIVLSVNETPSSLISTIEPSALERWRERLKAQSETFYERIVSTYGLDIEDNSELQLRAEMIDSAKSAYVAIVEYAEKEDVDLIVLGTKGKTGLKRILLGSVALGVVTHATCPVLVVK
- a CDS encoding DUF72 domain-containing protein, translating into MNPTGNVATGTIPTTVGTTTDPWMLFLYALKAPATKEKYIQRLTKFLDFLGYQGTKEEKARAIAARAKADLNYGFNSVLKFFQVKREQIDRKETAIGTVRNYAKSIKLFCDMADLQIPRAKITRGLPREKRFADDRAPTLQYLSNVALTADHGFIRFHGRNKGYWYNCSYDEQELKPWVSKVNKIRKDPEAKRLRIYFNNHYWAKAVANALEFKEIH
- a CDS encoding iron-containing alcohol dehydrogenase, with translation MAWKVMMPKKIMFGENAAKEFPYPKNSLVITTTTPDIYNKWLDYMGIKNYEVYDKVTPDPAIETVEAIKKQYEGKNIGAYIGLGGGSSMDVCKYLSKLTGIPKILIPTTFGTGAEMTTYAVISFDHKKKLLQDEAFLADAAIVDPYFLPGTPFNILRNSACDAAAQASEGYDSKAGNPFTQFFCKEAFDILYDAIMNDKHHLLPYGAMLSGIGFGNSSTTLGHALSYVFSNEGVPHGYALSSCTTVAHKFNKSIYYKRFKEIAQKLKFEPLKLKQPLDQAADVIMPDRGHLDNNPIPVSKQDIIQCLDEIVNSNPLA
- a CDS encoding Hsp20/alpha crystallin family protein — protein: MSIRDRDIDEWFRRWSPWGLGRKTAGESIFREFEEMRRDMERMFEETVRDIDRVPKDLIREYETPTGGRVREVGPLVYGYSVTIGPDGKPKGREFGNVRSLGGGVAVPALAAEREPLADVITTDKDVKVTIEMPGISKNDVKINAYDGAVEVSTTEAAPRKISSCN
- a CDS encoding dodecin family protein gives rise to the protein MTTATIAARTEETITKRTPAVAKIVELVGVSNIGWEDAARVALDEAKKTIHNIHGIKIKDMTAEIDPNTGRITRYKACVKLSFGVIEEER
- a CDS encoding Hsp20/alpha crystallin family protein, with protein sequence MARLKYRQQRLPRGKYHRVIDLPSDTDIETAKSKYTNGILEITFNKKAKPKGREIKID